The window AAAGCAATGTTTAACGCTGAAGAAGTGTTTATCAACATTCGGAATTTATATTGCTTTTTTACTGATTTTTATCGTATTGATTTTTTCAAATCCCGTTTTTTTATCCGTAACCAATCTCATCAACATTCTTAAGCAGGCGTCCATTACGTCAGTTATTGCAATAGGTACCACCTTCATCTTGATTTCTGGTGGGCTGGATTTATCTTCTGGATCCGTAGCAGCATTAGCAGGTGTCAGTTCCGCCATGTTTGGGCTGCCAGGAGAATATCCCTTTATTATTGCATTGTTCATTGCACTTTCTGTTGGTGCATTGTGTGGTTTATTAAATGGTATCGTTATAGCAAAAGGTCATGTATCACCCTTTATAGCAACCTTAGGGATGATGACAATTGCCAGAGGTATGGCGCTCATTGTCACCAAAGCCAGACCTGTTTTTGGGTTATCACAAGAATATATACGTCTTGGAAGTGGTAAATTATATGGTATACCCAATCTTATTCTTGTGATGTTGATTGTCTTAGTCATAGCCTATATGCTGTTAAATAAGTCAAAATTAGGCAGACATATCTATGCAGTAGGTGGGAATGAAGATTCAGCCTATGTATCAGGTATCCATGTTGTGAAAATTAAGCTCATTGTCTATGTCATTGGTGGTACCCTATCAGGATTTGCAGGCTTATTACTAGCTGGAAGAATTCAATCCGGTACACCCGTTATGGGTCAGGGACTTGAACTGGACGCCATAGCTGCAGCAGTTATTGGGGGTGTAAGCAGTACCGGAGGCATAGGTAAAGTATACGGTGCCGTCATGGGTGCTCTGATGCTTGCAATGGTTAGCAATGGACTTGATTTACTCAATATATCACCCTATGTCCAGCAGGTTATAAAAGGATTGATTATTGTTTTTGCTGTTTTCTTTGATGTGAATACAAAAAAAGTTAAAGCATAACGTCTGGGTTTTTCTTAAGGCTAAGACGATTAAAA is drawn from Vallitalea pronyensis and contains these coding sequences:
- a CDS encoding ABC transporter permease; the protein is MEGIKGETMPKKKQCLTLKKCLSTFGIYIAFLLIFIVLIFSNPVFLSVTNLINILKQASITSVIAIGTTFILISGGLDLSSGSVAALAGVSSAMFGLPGEYPFIIALFIALSVGALCGLLNGIVIAKGHVSPFIATLGMMTIARGMALIVTKARPVFGLSQEYIRLGSGKLYGIPNLILVMLIVLVIAYMLLNKSKLGRHIYAVGGNEDSAYVSGIHVVKIKLIVYVIGGTLSGFAGLLLAGRIQSGTPVMGQGLELDAIAAAVIGGVSSTGGIGKVYGAVMGALMLAMVSNGLDLLNISPYVQQVIKGLIIVFAVFFDVNTKKVKA